The proteins below are encoded in one region of Halocatena salina:
- a CDS encoding NTP transferase domain-containing protein, with protein sequence MDALVMCGGTGTRLDRGEKPLLPIDGRPMIDRVIDALAAARIDTVYAGVSPNAPRTTARIEGMLDVSTIETPGSGYVPDLERALDRVVPPVMTVAADLPLLDGQTIDAVLDRYSTGSLTVCVPVERKRALGMSVDTTVVGTESLAPTGVNVVGDTDTEEYMIRDDDRLAVNVNRPRDAWIAQTLLEEANDGA encoded by the coding sequence ATGGACGCTCTCGTGATGTGCGGTGGCACCGGGACCCGACTCGACCGTGGCGAAAAACCCCTCTTGCCGATCGATGGTCGACCGATGATCGACCGCGTGATCGATGCGCTCGCCGCTGCTCGAATCGACACTGTGTACGCCGGCGTCTCTCCGAACGCACCACGGACGACCGCCCGGATCGAGGGAATGCTCGATGTATCGACGATCGAGACGCCGGGTTCGGGGTATGTTCCCGATCTCGAACGGGCACTTGATCGCGTCGTTCCACCGGTGATGACCGTCGCGGCCGATCTCCCGTTGCTCGACGGACAGACGATCGACGCCGTGCTCGATCGATACAGTACCGGTTCGCTCACTGTCTGTGTCCCGGTCGAACGAAAACGCGCGCTGGGAATGAGCGTCGACACCACTGTCGTGGGAACTGAATCGCTCGCTCCCACCGGCGTGAACGTGGTTGGAGACACTGACACCGAAGAATACATGATCAGGGATGACGACCGACTCGCGGTGAACGTGAACCGACCGAGAGACGCATGGATCGCTCAAACGCTGCTGGAGGAGGCGAACGATGGAGCCTGA
- a CDS encoding DUF5806 family protein, which produces MTDDPVGNGESSAVPPVESGDTVTGDGSDTESETEQEHEIPTEIQQYDRFKKIDGSQYERANEFLRDRTYITAREWAIARLCSDFRTETGVEMTKIGENLPDLVPFMEDTYTPQAVNQARSAFEEKIRTAGATFLYGAMCDFFTAEELDDIMYESTEVAKFLLEVEGVDLSVEQELEAEERVSSMMREVREASAELRSDELEEE; this is translated from the coding sequence ATGACCGACGATCCTGTAGGCAACGGAGAATCATCTGCAGTCCCCCCGGTCGAATCCGGTGATACCGTAACCGGCGACGGCTCCGACACGGAATCAGAAACCGAACAGGAACACGAGATACCCACCGAGATCCAGCAGTACGATCGGTTCAAGAAGATCGACGGCAGCCAGTACGAGCGAGCGAACGAGTTTCTTCGAGACCGCACGTACATCACGGCGCGCGAGTGGGCCATCGCCCGATTGTGTTCGGATTTCCGAACCGAGACGGGCGTCGAGATGACGAAAATCGGGGAAAACCTCCCGGATCTCGTGCCGTTCATGGAAGATACCTACACCCCTCAGGCGGTCAATCAGGCCCGGTCGGCGTTCGAAGAGAAGATCAGGACGGCAGGAGCGACGTTTCTCTACGGGGCGATGTGTGATTTTTTCACTGCCGAAGAGCTTGACGACATCATGTACGAATCCACCGAGGTTGCGAAGTTCCTACTGGAAGTCGAAGGTGTCGATCTCTCAGTCGAACAAGAGCTTGAGGCCGAAGAACGCGTGTCGAGCATGATGCGGGAAGTGCGTGAGGCCAGCGCCGAACTTCGATCGGACGAACTCGAAGAGGAGTAG
- a CDS encoding universal stress protein, giving the protein MKLLVGIDRSNRTKAVLETAIERATAMGDEITVAVVETDNGPPTDLLEQEVREFFSERSVDVSIRSLTGHAGSQLVELAEREEFDRVIIDGGRRSPLGKIQLADIAEFVLLNATMTVTLVR; this is encoded by the coding sequence ATGAAACTGCTCGTCGGCATCGATCGCAGCAATCGAACGAAGGCAGTGCTCGAAACGGCCATCGAGCGCGCTACAGCCATGGGCGACGAGATCACTGTCGCCGTCGTGGAGACTGATAACGGTCCACCGACTGATCTGCTCGAACAGGAGGTTCGAGAGTTCTTTTCGGAACGTTCCGTCGATGTCTCGATACGGTCACTCACCGGTCACGCCGGTAGTCAACTCGTCGAACTCGCAGAGCGCGAGGAATTCGATCGGGTCATCATCGACGGGGGACGACGGAGTCCACTCGGGAAGATCCAGCTCGCAGATATCGCGGAATTCGTCCTCTTGAACGCAACGATGACAGTCACGCTGGTACGATGA
- the cca gene encoding CCA tRNA nucleotidyltransferase — protein MCDAFDAVTDRVRSRVDPDQTERERLAETAAALTARAEEAVEELPVSADVLQVGSTARNTWISGDRDIDVFVRFSPDLSREQLERYGLRVGWNVLPDGREEFAEHPYVTGERSGFGVDVVPCFAVESASAIQSAVDRTPFHTEYVAARLDPETAGAVRLAKGFLRGIGVYGSDLRTRGFSGYLTELLVLEYSSFRSFIESVAEWTLPVTIDLEGHRERSFDAPLVVIDPTDPERNVAAVCAERNVARLIHHARAFRDDPTVDRFVPDDPEPLSPAEMRTQITRRETTPIAVRFDAPDLVDDQLYPQLDRSLRGLRDELDRRGFDPLRAATFADEHAVLFVECEVTDRPAVERHQGPPVDAVEHASGFYEKYADSDAYGPFIDGDRYVVERSRELTSVRSVLEDRLFSIALGVDIEDALHEDYEILVGARTATLAETFGTEFARYFDPKP, from the coding sequence ATGTGCGATGCGTTCGATGCGGTCACCGATCGGGTTCGTTCGCGTGTCGACCCCGATCAGACGGAACGAGAACGCCTTGCGGAGACCGCGGCGGCGCTCACCGCGCGGGCGGAGGAGGCTGTTGAGGAGCTACCCGTCTCGGCAGACGTGTTACAGGTCGGTTCGACCGCGCGGAACACGTGGATCAGCGGTGACCGAGACATCGACGTGTTCGTCCGATTTTCTCCCGATCTTTCGCGCGAGCAGCTCGAACGATACGGGTTACGTGTCGGGTGGAATGTGCTTCCCGATGGCCGCGAGGAGTTCGCAGAGCATCCGTACGTGACGGGCGAACGCTCGGGATTTGGCGTAGACGTCGTGCCGTGTTTCGCTGTCGAGAGCGCTAGCGCGATCCAATCGGCGGTCGATCGAACGCCGTTTCACACTGAATACGTCGCTGCTCGTCTCGATCCCGAGACCGCGGGAGCTGTTCGTCTCGCAAAAGGCTTTCTGCGGGGGATCGGTGTCTACGGTAGCGATCTCAGAACACGGGGCTTCTCGGGCTATCTGACCGAGCTGCTCGTGCTCGAATACAGTAGCTTCCGATCGTTCATCGAATCCGTCGCTGAGTGGACCCTACCCGTCACGATCGATCTCGAAGGACACAGAGAACGCTCGTTCGACGCGCCGCTGGTCGTGATCGATCCCACTGACCCAGAGCGCAATGTCGCTGCGGTCTGTGCCGAGCGCAACGTCGCTCGGCTGATCCACCACGCTCGGGCGTTCCGTGACGATCCTACAGTCGACCGGTTCGTTCCGGACGATCCCGAGCCGCTCTCTCCCGCGGAGATGCGCACCCAGATCACCCGCCGCGAGACGACGCCGATCGCGGTGCGGTTCGATGCCCCTGATCTCGTCGATGACCAGCTGTATCCCCAACTCGATCGATCACTTCGAGGACTCCGCGACGAACTGGATCGGCGGGGCTTCGATCCCCTCCGGGCGGCAACGTTCGCAGACGAACACGCCGTGTTGTTCGTCGAATGTGAGGTTACTGACCGTCCGGCAGTCGAACGCCACCAAGGACCGCCCGTCGACGCCGTCGAACACGCGAGCGGCTTCTACGAGAAGTACGCCGATAGTGACGCGTACGGTCCGTTCATCGACGGTGACCGGTATGTGGTCGAGCGCTCTCGCGAACTCACGAGCGTCCGCTCGGTGCTCGAAGACCGGCTGTTCTCGATCGCGCTCGGCGTCGACATCGAGGACGCGCTCCACGAGGACTACGAAATCTTGGTCGGCGCACGAACAGCGACACTCGCAGAGACGTTCGGTACAGAGTTCGCCCGCTACTTCGACCCGAAACCGTAG
- a CDS encoding GNAT family N-acetyltransferase has product MTRIYPSEPAGQFDPPPMTFEDAAGHTVEITEYTGGDFDAFLEMYLAFDPEDRAQGIPPTTDDRIREWLDRILTEDAVNVVASTENRLVGHATLVPDGTDEYELAIFVLGEYQELGIGTKLITALLGAGQDHGIEQVWLSVERWNSAARTLYRKVGFEPSKTESFEFEMSLRL; this is encoded by the coding sequence ATGACACGTATCTATCCTTCTGAACCGGCCGGACAGTTCGATCCCCCGCCGATGACGTTCGAGGACGCCGCTGGTCACACGGTGGAGATCACCGAGTACACCGGCGGCGATTTCGACGCCTTCCTCGAGATGTATCTCGCGTTCGATCCCGAGGACCGGGCACAGGGTATTCCCCCGACCACGGACGACCGAATCCGGGAGTGGCTCGATCGCATTCTTACTGAGGACGCCGTCAACGTTGTTGCCTCGACGGAGAACCGACTCGTCGGCCACGCGACACTCGTCCCTGACGGGACTGACGAGTACGAACTCGCCATTTTCGTACTGGGTGAGTACCAGGAGCTTGGCATCGGAACGAAACTCATCACGGCGCTGTTGGGTGCCGGACAGGACCACGGGATCGAACAGGTGTGGTTGTCGGTCGAACGGTGGAACAGCGCCGCACGCACGCTTTATCGAAAGGTGGGCTTCGAACCGAGCAAAACCGAGAGCTTCGAGTTCGAAATGTCGCTTCGGTTGTGA
- a CDS encoding DUF7119 family protein, with protein MSDNPPPTDRESPVGQPVIRGNPELAGERAPQAVQFDPSDPSSLSAAAETVRAFADNTAGAEDNIYMLRGAAACAALVRGEGSYKSAAERAGGGVTVSFIRKWARVHDLPRPVRKYVATGRIAPTAAKHIARVHGETRYQLAWTVLDHDLTVREVRAIASDVNDGQSLDSALEKRGIELGRLTLSLPPETYLELRRVAAINDTDPETIVTDALERITDQRR; from the coding sequence ATGAGTGATAATCCACCGCCGACAGACCGTGAATCTCCCGTCGGCCAGCCAGTAATTCGTGGGAATCCGGAGTTGGCGGGAGAACGCGCTCCGCAAGCGGTTCAGTTCGATCCATCGGACCCCAGCAGTCTTTCGGCGGCGGCAGAAACGGTACGTGCCTTCGCAGACAACACGGCCGGGGCGGAGGATAACATCTACATGCTCCGTGGCGCAGCCGCCTGTGCCGCTTTGGTCCGGGGGGAAGGGTCGTATAAGAGCGCTGCCGAGCGCGCGGGCGGTGGAGTGACGGTGTCGTTCATCCGAAAGTGGGCCCGGGTACATGATCTTCCACGACCGGTACGAAAGTACGTCGCTACGGGGCGGATCGCGCCTACGGCAGCCAAACACATCGCTCGTGTTCACGGAGAAACCCGATACCAACTCGCGTGGACCGTACTTGACCACGATCTGACCGTCCGGGAGGTCCGGGCGATCGCAAGCGACGTGAACGATGGCCAATCGCTCGACAGCGCGCTCGAAAAACGAGGGATCGAACTCGGTCGGCTCACACTATCGCTTCCACCGGAGACGTATCTCGAACTCCGGCGGGTTGCTGCCATCAACGATACGGATCCAGAAACGATCGTCACTGACGCGCTCGAACGGATTACCGACCAGAGACGGTAG
- the cbiB gene encoding adenosylcobinamide-phosphate synthase CbiB, with translation MTATGTLAPLASIALALVLDTAVGEPPERVHPVSWLGQVIAPFDRDWDRPLVVGGIVGGIVSLLAAGSGGVVVVLADSIHPGGGVLATGLVLFVTTSRRLLLDTARTVITHTTTDLPDARTRLRALAGRDATALSAGQVRSGAVESAAENLSDGLVAPLCAFVVLAPVSLALGAAGATAVKAVNTLDSMLGYEHKPVGTISARLDDLVMWVPARVSALLLATGSVSALATQRAWLATVPSPNAGWPMGTLAAVVGCRLEKPGVYTLNPDCPLPSVTVAHEAIQHVSRVSLLVFVLGAILVTGFRIAMTGGVQPWF, from the coding sequence ATGACTGCCACCGGGACGCTGGCACCGCTGGCGTCGATCGCGCTCGCACTGGTGCTCGACACCGCCGTCGGGGAGCCTCCCGAGCGTGTTCATCCGGTGTCGTGGTTGGGCCAGGTGATCGCTCCGTTCGACCGGGACTGGGATCGACCGTTGGTAGTCGGTGGGATCGTCGGAGGCATCGTTTCACTCCTTGCAGCCGGTAGCGGTGGTGTAGTGGTCGTTCTCGCCGACTCGATCCATCCGGGAGGCGGCGTTCTCGCTACCGGTCTCGTGTTGTTCGTGACGACGAGCCGCCGGTTGTTGCTCGACACTGCTCGGACGGTCATCACGCACACGACCACGGACTTGCCGGATGCACGCACACGGCTTCGGGCATTGGCTGGCCGTGACGCTACCGCCTTGTCGGCAGGGCAGGTCCGCAGTGGGGCCGTCGAGAGCGCCGCAGAGAACCTTTCCGACGGACTGGTTGCGCCGCTGTGCGCGTTCGTCGTACTCGCTCCCGTGTCGCTGGCACTGGGCGCGGCGGGTGCCACGGCGGTGAAGGCGGTGAACACGTTGGATTCGATGCTGGGATACGAGCACAAGCCAGTCGGAACGATCAGCGCTCGCCTTGACGATCTCGTGATGTGGGTTCCTGCCCGGGTGAGCGCCCTGCTGTTGGCCACTGGGTCGGTGTCTGCGCTCGCGACACAACGGGCGTGGTTGGCCACTGTGCCCTCGCCCAACGCTGGCTGGCCGATGGGAACGCTCGCCGCCGTCGTGGGCTGTCGGCTGGAGAAACCAGGTGTGTACACGCTCAATCCCGATTGTCCGCTCCCATCGGTTACAGTCGCACACGAAGCCATCCAGCATGTCAGTCGTGTGAGTCTGCTCGTGTTCGTGCTCGGGGCGATTCTTGTAACCGGATTTCGGATCGCCATGACGGGAGGGGTACAACCATGGTTCTGA
- a CDS encoding DUF7553 family protein, translating to MTREKLVTASKALDQATTGADERHRERIEEQAEQLEQLAEREHDPDHGRLDRHMNVLRELHDETNDPDIERAYERLREYRQGVSGV from the coding sequence ATGACGAGAGAGAAACTCGTGACGGCGAGCAAGGCACTCGATCAGGCTACGACGGGCGCGGACGAACGCCACCGCGAGCGAATCGAAGAACAAGCCGAGCAACTTGAGCAGCTGGCCGAACGGGAACACGATCCCGATCACGGCCGGTTGGATCGCCACATGAACGTTCTCAGAGAACTCCACGACGAGACGAATGATCCCGATATCGAGCGCGCCTACGAACGGCTCCGAGAGTATCGACAGGGCGTAAGTGGGGTGTGA
- a CDS encoding HAD family hydrolase, whose product MVVSFDCFGTLLEVQPPTDPASAVATALADRGVSVPPDWSVAYGESHTTVPSGVEISLTEHVVHALESRGIDPDRDQCARAVTTAFAPDVRIRPGARTALAAAAHRGQIGVCSNCSVTGLVHRALARSAVDRSFDAVVTSVGCGWRKPHPRAFEAVAEQLEASGDTLVHVGDDPDADGGVEAVGGTFIEVGDGSLETVPERLRELDR is encoded by the coding sequence GTGGTAGTATCGTTCGATTGCTTTGGCACGCTTCTCGAAGTTCAGCCCCCCACTGATCCCGCCAGCGCCGTGGCCACGGCGCTGGCGGATCGAGGGGTGTCGGTACCACCGGATTGGTCGGTTGCGTACGGTGAATCCCATACGACCGTTCCGAGCGGTGTGGAGATTTCACTCACTGAGCACGTGGTTCACGCGCTGGAAAGCCGCGGTATCGATCCGGACCGTGATCAGTGTGCCCGCGCCGTTACAACGGCGTTTGCTCCTGATGTACGGATCCGGCCGGGTGCACGGACAGCCCTTGCGGCGGCGGCCCACCGAGGGCAGATCGGTGTCTGTTCGAACTGTAGCGTGACCGGACTCGTACACCGGGCGCTCGCCCGCTCGGCGGTGGATCGGTCATTCGACGCTGTCGTCACGAGCGTCGGCTGTGGCTGGCGAAAGCCACACCCACGCGCGTTCGAAGCCGTTGCCGAACAGCTTGAGGCGAGCGGTGACACGCTCGTTCACGTCGGTGACGATCCCGACGCAGACGGTGGCGTCGAAGCGGTCGGTGGAACGTTCATCGAGGTGGGTGACGGTTCACTTGAAACGGTTCCGGAACGATTGCGGGAGTTGGATCGATGA
- a CDS encoding DUF6360 family protein, with protein MADRIMTVNAYTTLDLLSGHAEGHGFEEEAMATLNVRTPRTEPEHVTLQLELDNTELEQLPAHADSVTLTAEQARTLAQELTECAQRVEAESE; from the coding sequence ATGGCCGACCGAATCATGACGGTCAACGCGTACACCACCCTCGATCTCCTTTCGGGTCACGCGGAGGGACACGGATTCGAAGAGGAAGCGATGGCGACGCTCAACGTTCGCACACCTCGTACAGAACCCGAACACGTCACGCTGCAACTCGAACTCGACAACACCGAACTCGAACAGTTGCCAGCACACGCCGACTCGGTGACACTGACCGCCGAACAGGCGCGCACGCTCGCCCAAGAACTTACCGAGTGTGCCCAGCGGGTCGAAGCCGAGTCGGAATGA
- a CDS encoding DUF7529 family protein — MDTPIESVSEQWEAVIDDMEATANDYRAAGWTVVELHPGDVTPLPGEPPRFDVLVPDNEFDQLQTAVSEAAFDTTELYRAEDGGVTFVLTVTCDTDREVAVCCPLYYDRQTAIELSDRADDGLTTTIRTLADDRTIGIDYDDFDLSETESPSA; from the coding sequence ATGGACACACCGATCGAGTCGGTTTCCGAGCAGTGGGAAGCCGTGATTGACGACATGGAAGCGACGGCAAACGACTACCGGGCTGCTGGTTGGACGGTCGTTGAACTTCATCCCGGCGACGTGACACCGCTTCCGGGTGAACCTCCCCGCTTCGACGTGCTCGTTCCTGACAACGAGTTCGATCAGCTCCAAACAGCCGTTTCCGAGGCTGCATTCGATACCACCGAATTGTACCGGGCCGAAGACGGGGGCGTCACGTTCGTGCTCACGGTTACCTGTGACACTGATCGAGAGGTCGCCGTCTGTTGTCCCTTGTACTACGACCGTCAGACGGCAATTGAACTGTCCGACCGAGCGGACGACGGGCTCACCACCACCATCAGAACGCTCGCGGACGACCGGACGATCGGCATCGACTACGACGACTTCGATCTCTCCGAGACCGAATCCCCTTCGGCATAG
- the cobS gene encoding adenosylcobinamide-GDP ribazoletransferase — protein sequence MVLKAIRGALGFLTRLPIGTDEAAWTAFCRTPSAFVLAAYPIGALIALPVGVGLWLVPDVEASVAALLVGGVIGLTGVNHADGIADLGDAVVVHGDRERRRSVMKDTTVGVGAVLALTSTLVGLALAGMALTNCPPLVAVGLVIAAEVGTKLGLAAIACLGTATHEGLGSAFTTATTPRALFGPTVVALFACGLTGRSLGGTTAVVVGLCTGLAVSVWAYRTLGGVSGDVFGGANELGRVFALHAGVIAWTLS from the coding sequence ATGGTTCTGAAGGCCATCCGTGGCGCGCTTGGTTTTCTGACGCGACTACCGATCGGTACGGACGAGGCGGCGTGGACAGCATTCTGTCGGACTCCATCCGCGTTCGTGCTCGCCGCCTATCCGATCGGTGCGCTCATCGCGCTCCCTGTCGGCGTCGGCTTGTGGCTCGTCCCCGATGTCGAGGCGTCAGTGGCGGCGCTACTGGTTGGTGGCGTGATCGGTCTTACCGGCGTCAATCACGCCGACGGCATCGCGGACCTCGGCGATGCGGTGGTCGTCCACGGCGACCGTGAGCGTCGACGGTCGGTGATGAAAGACACGACTGTCGGTGTCGGAGCTGTACTCGCGCTCACAAGCACGCTAGTTGGACTGGCGCTTGCGGGAATGGCACTCACAAACTGTCCCCCTCTCGTTGCCGTCGGGCTTGTGATCGCTGCGGAGGTCGGCACGAAACTCGGACTGGCTGCGATCGCCTGTCTCGGCACCGCGACTCACGAGGGGCTGGGATCGGCGTTTACGACAGCCACGACACCGCGAGCGTTGTTCGGTCCGACAGTCGTAGCGCTGTTCGCCTGCGGACTGACTGGTCGATCACTGGGTGGGACAACCGCTGTGGTGGTCGGGCTGTGTACCGGACTCGCCGTATCGGTGTGGGCCTACCGAACGCTCGGGGGCGTGAGCGGGGACGTATTCGGTGGTGCAAACGAGCTTGGGCGCGTTTTCGCGCTGCACGCGGGGGTGATCGCATGGACGCTCTCGTGA
- a CDS encoding nitrite/sulfite reductase produces the protein MPSKVEGWKDEVYGPEIREHLFRFAEEGWDSIPEDEHDAWFERFKWWGLYHQRKGQEGNFMMRVGVPGGRLTPEQLRVVGEIANEYAHGPVDNPEFGNGLVDFTTRQSIQLHWIQIEDVPAIFEKLEEHGLSTIQACGDSWRNIVGSPVAGRDADEHMDVWPIIEGLNEEFKNNPDHANLPRKWKVSVTGDTRGAGQGDINDLAFEPAVKEIDGETVKGFNVRVGGGLARKEPRFARDIDVFCTPETIYDVAGGVSALFRDHGDRDDRFSARVKFLMDEWGSEKFRQVLDEEYVDHELPTAGEDLRDEYDYNAGRADAPGDYVGVHEQHDGQHFVGLSVLVGRMGAEEVIELADTAEAYGSELVGVTQRQNLIIADIDESDLDDFLAEPLLTEYSPDPHPFMRGSIACTGTEFCSLSIVETKNRMVRYAHWLRDNVSVPDGVEDFHIHLSGCTASCAQPQIADISLRGMKTRKNGEPVEAFDIGLGGGLGEEPQFADWIEMRVAADEVPGYIENLLETYEAQRDDESFREFISAHNEEELQELADPEETSYEDPYMHNTKMTWYPYAEDDEMASSPAPADD, from the coding sequence ATGCCGAGTAAAGTCGAGGGATGGAAAGACGAAGTGTACGGACCCGAGATCCGCGAGCATCTCTTTCGATTCGCCGAAGAAGGGTGGGACTCTATCCCGGAGGACGAACACGACGCGTGGTTCGAGCGGTTCAAATGGTGGGGGTTGTACCACCAGCGCAAGGGTCAGGAAGGCAATTTTATGATGCGTGTCGGGGTTCCCGGTGGTCGGCTCACGCCGGAACAGCTCCGCGTTGTCGGGGAAATCGCCAACGAGTACGCTCACGGACCGGTCGATAACCCCGAGTTCGGTAACGGGCTCGTCGATTTCACCACTCGCCAATCGATCCAGTTGCACTGGATACAGATCGAAGACGTTCCGGCGATCTTCGAGAAGCTCGAAGAACACGGACTGTCGACGATTCAGGCCTGTGGTGACTCCTGGCGCAACATCGTCGGGAGCCCCGTCGCCGGTCGGGATGCCGATGAGCACATGGACGTGTGGCCGATCATCGAGGGGTTGAACGAGGAGTTCAAGAACAATCCTGATCACGCCAATCTTCCTCGCAAGTGGAAGGTGTCGGTGACCGGAGACACTCGTGGCGCAGGACAGGGGGACATCAACGATCTCGCGTTCGAACCGGCGGTCAAGGAGATCGATGGTGAGACGGTCAAAGGCTTCAATGTGCGTGTTGGGGGTGGACTCGCCCGGAAAGAACCCCGATTTGCTCGAGACATCGACGTGTTCTGTACGCCCGAGACGATCTACGATGTGGCTGGGGGCGTGTCGGCGCTGTTCCGAGACCACGGAGACCGCGACGATCGCTTTAGCGCACGTGTCAAGTTCTTGATGGATGAATGGGGATCGGAGAAGTTCCGGCAAGTCCTCGACGAGGAGTACGTCGATCACGAACTGCCGACGGCGGGCGAAGATCTCCGCGATGAGTACGATTACAACGCAGGGCGCGCCGACGCCCCGGGCGATTACGTCGGCGTCCACGAACAACACGACGGGCAGCATTTCGTCGGACTGAGCGTACTCGTCGGTCGGATGGGAGCAGAAGAAGTCATCGAACTCGCCGACACCGCCGAGGCATACGGGTCGGAACTCGTCGGCGTCACTCAGCGTCAGAACCTCATTATCGCCGACATCGACGAGTCGGATCTCGATGACTTCCTCGCAGAACCGTTGTTGACGGAGTACAGTCCCGATCCCCATCCGTTCATGCGCGGCTCGATTGCGTGTACGGGCACGGAGTTCTGCTCGCTATCGATCGTCGAAACGAAAAACCGGATGGTGCGCTACGCCCACTGGCTCCGGGACAACGTGTCGGTGCCTGACGGTGTGGAGGACTTTCATATTCACCTGTCGGGCTGTACGGCATCGTGCGCCCAGCCCCAGATCGCCGACATCAGCCTTCGTGGGATGAAAACCAGAAAGAACGGCGAACCGGTCGAAGCGTTCGACATCGGTCTCGGCGGTGGTCTGGGAGAAGAACCCCAGTTTGCCGACTGGATCGAAATGCGCGTCGCGGCCGATGAGGTGCCGGGATACATTGAAAACCTACTCGAAACCTACGAGGCCCAGCGCGACGACGAGAGCTTCCGCGAGTTCATCTCGGCTCACAACGAAGAGGAGCTACAGGAACTCGCCGATCCCGAGGAGACGAGCTACGAGGATCCCTACATGCACAACACGAAGATGACGTGGTACCCCTACGCCGAAGACGACGAGATGGCAAGTTCGCCCGCGCCGGCCGACGACTAA
- a CDS encoding restriction endonuclease gives MGDDGNRFSSLLGGDTSGGRYEWGVRALYDLSPSAFERVVGALYIAEGYEVERAGPTVEGGIDLIAKKSGFIRSKTVVISIIPPGGTVSLPTVKQLERGRGINGAKVGILVRPKPFRDEIRRAATDNGAIELLDGQQLTTRLTDNGVAHPGR, from the coding sequence ATGGGAGATGATGGGAATCGTTTCAGCTCGTTACTTGGAGGTGATACATCTGGGGGCAGGTATGAGTGGGGTGTCAGGGCACTGTACGACCTATCACCATCAGCGTTCGAGCGGGTGGTGGGCGCTCTGTACATTGCTGAGGGGTATGAAGTCGAGCGGGCAGGTCCCACTGTCGAAGGAGGAATCGATCTCATTGCGAAGAAATCAGGATTCATACGGTCGAAGACGGTCGTCATCTCCATTATCCCCCCCGGTGGGACGGTGTCATTACCGACAGTCAAGCAGTTAGAGCGCGGTCGAGGAATAAACGGGGCCAAGGTGGGTATACTCGTGCGACCGAAGCCGTTCAGAGACGAGATTCGGAGAGCTGCCACCGACAACGGTGCCATCGAACTACTCGATGGGCAACAGCTCACTACCAGACTCACGGACAACGGTGTCGCCCATCCCGGTCGGTGA